The Niastella koreensis GR20-10 genome includes a window with the following:
- a CDS encoding transketolase family protein translates to MAHIEPTDPNGYKPNQEIFSEVLQELAANDRDIIAVTSDSRGSGKLVPFGKKFPEQIVEVGIAEQNLVGVAAGLAAAGKKVFAVSPACFLTARALEQIKNDVAYSDNPVTVVGISAGVSYGALGSTHHSLHDFAALRCINNITVVVPADNFETAQATALAAKTNSPVYLRFGKKVMNSLKEVNDDTFAFGKGRVITEGNDAAVIACGETVYPAVQAAKLLAERGINVTVVSMHTIKPLDTDLLAKLAAKCKAIVTVEEHSVYGGLGEACASYLMQHGLHKPFRIIGIPDEYTVTGSQQDIFNHYQLTKEGIADVVKELI, encoded by the coding sequence ATGGCTCATATAGAACCAACAGATCCGAACGGATACAAACCCAACCAGGAGATCTTCTCGGAAGTGCTCCAGGAATTAGCAGCAAATGACAGGGACATCATTGCGGTGACCAGCGACTCCCGTGGATCGGGCAAACTGGTTCCCTTTGGCAAAAAATTCCCTGAGCAGATTGTTGAAGTAGGTATTGCCGAACAAAACCTGGTAGGCGTAGCCGCTGGTTTGGCTGCTGCCGGTAAAAAAGTATTTGCAGTTTCTCCCGCCTGCTTTTTAACCGCGCGGGCGCTGGAGCAGATCAAGAACGATGTGGCGTATAGCGACAATCCCGTTACGGTAGTAGGCATCAGCGCCGGCGTAAGTTATGGCGCGCTCGGTTCTACCCACCACAGTCTGCACGACTTTGCCGCGCTCCGCTGCATCAACAACATTACCGTTGTAGTGCCCGCCGATAATTTTGAAACGGCCCAGGCTACGGCGCTGGCGGCAAAAACCAACAGTCCGGTGTACCTGCGTTTTGGCAAAAAGGTAATGAACAGCCTGAAGGAAGTGAACGACGATACCTTCGCCTTTGGCAAGGGCCGCGTGATCACCGAAGGGAACGATGCCGCTGTTATTGCTTGTGGTGAAACGGTATATCCTGCTGTACAGGCGGCAAAGCTGCTGGCCGAACGGGGTATTAACGTTACCGTGGTAAGTATGCATACCATCAAGCCGCTGGATACCGATCTGCTGGCGAAGCTGGCTGCTAAATGCAAAGCCATTGTTACCGTGGAAGAACACAGTGTGTACGGCGGATTGGGTGAAGCCTGTGCATCTTACCTGATGCAGCATGGTTTGCACAAGCCATTCCGCATTATTGGTATTCCCGATGAATATACGGTGACCGGTTCACAACAGGATATTTTCAATCACTATCAGCTTACCAAAGAAGGGATAGCTGATGTGGTGAAAGAATTAATATGA
- a CDS encoding D-ribose ABC transporter substrate-binding protein, with protein sequence MKRSLPILITLLGLLLGFTRCKQQKTTTGKKKIAVVVSTLNNPWFVFLAETAAAKATALGYDAKIFDSQNNTSTEGDNFDNIIVAGYDAILFNSTDANGSVANVMKAKAAKIPVFCMDREINATNAATSQILSDSYSGAVAIGVDFTRQLNKKGNYVELLGLVGDNNTWARSKGFHSVTDNYPGLKMVAQQSADFDRNKAMEVMESILQAHPDIDAVFCGNDGMAMGAYQALVAAGKALKVKVFGFDGAEDVITAIKENKVYGTGMQFPKVMAETAAQFADEYIKGRRDFPQKIPVAVELVTPKNINDYIAYGKK encoded by the coding sequence ATGAAGCGTAGCTTGCCGATATTGATAACATTGCTTGGTCTGCTGCTGGGGTTTACCCGGTGTAAACAACAAAAGACCACAACCGGGAAAAAGAAAATAGCCGTTGTGGTATCAACGCTCAATAATCCCTGGTTTGTTTTCCTGGCCGAAACCGCGGCCGCCAAAGCCACGGCCCTTGGCTACGATGCCAAGATCTTCGATTCGCAGAATAACACCAGTACCGAAGGCGATAACTTCGACAACATTATTGTAGCCGGTTATGATGCCATTCTCTTTAACTCAACCGATGCCAATGGCTCGGTGGCCAATGTAATGAAAGCAAAGGCGGCAAAAATTCCGGTGTTTTGTATGGACCGTGAGATCAATGCCACCAATGCCGCTACCTCGCAAATCCTCTCCGACAGTTACTCCGGCGCCGTTGCCATAGGAGTAGACTTTACCAGACAATTGAATAAGAAAGGCAACTATGTGGAGCTGCTTGGCCTGGTTGGTGATAACAACACGTGGGCGCGCTCAAAAGGTTTTCACAGCGTTACCGATAATTACCCGGGTTTAAAAATGGTGGCCCAGCAAAGCGCCGACTTCGATCGCAATAAAGCCATGGAAGTAATGGAAAGCATTCTGCAGGCGCATCCCGATATCGACGCCGTGTTCTGCGGCAACGATGGCATGGCCATGGGCGCCTATCAGGCACTGGTAGCCGCCGGCAAAGCCCTCAAAGTAAAAGTGTTTGGCTTTGATGGCGCAGAAGACGTGATTACCGCCATTAAAGAAAATAAGGTGTATGGCACCGGCATGCAGTTTCCCAAAGTAATGGCGGAAACCGCCGCGCAGTTTGCCGATGAATACATTAAGGGCAGAAGGGATTTTCCCCAGAAGATCCCGGTAGCGGTAGAACTGGTGACACCCAAAAATATCAACGATTATATTGCCTACGGAAAAAAATAA
- a CDS encoding DUF2291 domain-containing protein yields MARKIIKYGLLTLIVCLVAYKSVFIAKLSELQSVEPKAFDAPAYVAKLWDGRLPARLDSAISLDALQTAMKSNAGAAFDTYFNSMSIGNIRYGLVKLTGKVTAVNDDDVTVVTGNSNEPLTVKIATEYVYGNAIRDASRLVDIKDFVNTQDLNGISEELNKRIRNVVLPPFKSKVKKDDAIACVGAIELNEAHYSLNDLEIIPVQCKIIQQ; encoded by the coding sequence ATGGCCAGGAAAATTATAAAATACGGGTTGCTTACGCTTATTGTATGTTTGGTTGCCTATAAATCTGTGTTCATCGCAAAACTCAGCGAACTGCAGTCGGTAGAACCCAAAGCTTTTGATGCCCCTGCGTATGTGGCAAAGCTATGGGATGGCAGGCTACCCGCCCGCCTCGACAGCGCCATCTCCCTCGATGCCTTGCAAACAGCTATGAAGTCAAATGCCGGCGCTGCTTTCGATACGTATTTCAATTCCATGAGCATTGGTAACATCCGCTATGGCCTGGTGAAATTAACCGGTAAAGTAACGGCGGTGAATGACGATGATGTAACCGTGGTAACCGGTAACAGCAATGAACCGCTCACTGTGAAGATTGCTACCGAATACGTATATGGCAATGCGATCAGGGATGCCTCCCGCCTGGTTGACATCAAGGATTTTGTAAACACCCAGGACCTGAATGGTATATCTGAAGAACTGAATAAAAGGATAAGGAATGTAGTGCTGCCGCCTTTTAAATCGAAAGTGAAGAAGGATGATGCTATTGCCTGTGTAGGTGCTATAGAGTTGAATGAAGCGCATTATTCGCTCAATGATCTGGAAATTATACCTGTTCAATGTAAAATCATTCAACAATAA
- a CDS encoding sugar ABC transporter ATP-binding protein: MLIAQNITKKFAGVTALNNVNLELHPGKVNAIIGENGAGKSTLMKVLSGVYVDYEGSIIYNNEPLKLTGTKDAEAKGIVIIHQELNLVPGLSITENIFLGRERCNAVGILDKKAMARETRTLLEKVKLDADPGQLVGSLKVGQQQLVEIAKALHTKANVIIMDEPTSAISDKEADNLFVIINELRSEGKTIVYISHKLKELFTIADRFVVMRDGCSVDSGLMAEMTQDELIRRMTGRAVNGTTNHPTQTFTEPVLQVRDINLKSASRLKNNVLTDITFTLHKGEIVGLYGLMGAGRTELMETLFGMHPKRATGNIFVNEKRVQIQSPIQAIQQGIALVPEDRKAHGLILDQKIKTNISITVLDTLEKWGIVLRNKKETELSKDYIQQLGIKTHSENNLAGNLSGGNQQKIVLAKWLATNPSILLLDEPTRGIDINARFEIYNLMKKLASAGMAILLVSSELPEILIASHRVLVMAEGRLTANIPIAEATESNILKHAIQHNITA; the protein is encoded by the coding sequence ATGTTGATTGCACAAAACATAACGAAAAAGTTTGCCGGGGTTACCGCCCTCAATAACGTGAACCTGGAGTTGCATCCCGGTAAGGTGAATGCAATAATAGGGGAGAATGGCGCCGGTAAGAGTACCCTCATGAAAGTGTTGTCGGGCGTGTACGTTGATTATGAAGGGAGCATTATTTACAACAACGAGCCGTTAAAACTCACCGGCACCAAAGATGCAGAAGCAAAAGGCATAGTGATCATTCACCAGGAGCTGAACCTGGTGCCGGGCCTCAGCATCACCGAAAATATCTTCCTGGGCCGTGAGCGTTGCAATGCCGTAGGCATACTGGATAAAAAAGCAATGGCGCGCGAAACCCGCACGCTGCTGGAAAAAGTAAAACTGGATGCCGATCCCGGTCAGCTGGTAGGCTCCTTAAAAGTTGGTCAGCAGCAATTGGTAGAGATCGCCAAAGCCCTGCATACAAAGGCCAATGTGATCATTATGGATGAGCCTACGTCGGCCATCAGTGATAAAGAGGCAGACAACCTGTTTGTGATCATCAACGAACTGCGCAGCGAAGGCAAAACCATCGTTTATATTTCACATAAACTGAAAGAATTGTTTACCATAGCTGACCGGTTTGTGGTGATGCGCGATGGCTGTTCGGTAGATAGCGGGTTAATGGCCGAAATGACGCAGGATGAACTGATCCGTAGAATGACGGGCCGTGCAGTGAACGGGACCACCAACCATCCCACGCAAACATTTACCGAACCGGTGTTGCAGGTGCGTGACATCAATCTGAAAAGCGCCTCCCGCCTTAAAAACAATGTGCTCACAGATATTACCTTCACCCTGCACAAAGGCGAGATCGTTGGATTGTATGGATTGATGGGCGCCGGCCGCACGGAGTTGATGGAGACCTTGTTTGGCATGCATCCCAAAAGGGCCACCGGTAACATCTTCGTCAATGAAAAAAGAGTACAGATCCAATCGCCCATCCAGGCCATTCAACAGGGAATTGCCCTGGTGCCGGAAGACAGAAAAGCACATGGCCTGATCCTGGACCAAAAGATAAAAACGAATATCAGCATTACGGTGCTGGACACGCTGGAAAAATGGGGGATCGTACTTCGTAATAAAAAAGAAACCGAGTTATCGAAAGACTATATTCAACAGCTGGGTATTAAAACCCATTCTGAAAACAACCTGGCCGGTAACCTGAGCGGAGGCAATCAGCAAAAGATCGTGCTGGCCAAATGGCTGGCTACCAATCCCAGCATTTTGTTGTTGGATGAACCTACGCGGGGTATCGACATCAATGCCCGGTTCGAGATCTACAACCTGATGAAGAAACTGGCATCGGCCGGCATGGCCATTCTGCTGGTATCGTCGGAACTGCCGGAGATCCTCATTGCTTCGCACCGCGTGCTGGTAATGGCAGAAGGAAGGCTCACTGCCAATATTCCCATTGCCGAAGCCACCGAAAGCAATATTCTGAAACATGCCATACAACATAATATTACTGCCTGA
- a CDS encoding ABC transporter permease produces MTAIQRNNTINLSRLQSLIALVVLCTIIAILSDKFLTMDNGWNVLRQIAVNICISVGMTLIVLTAGIDLSVGSILALCGAVTAGLLKNGIKLPSADLFVGFTLLGALLGGIIVGSLLGWFNGFVITKFKVPPFVGTLAMLTIARGLTMLWTQGHPISNLGAPFATIGTGWLLGIPVPVWIAGVVVLLAVFITRQTRLGRYIYAIGGNENAAILSGININKVKLIVYSIAGALAAVGGIMVTSRLDSAQPNAGTGYELDAIAAVVIGGTSLSGGKGSIGGTVMGAVIIGVLNNGLVLLNVSPFWQQVVKGAVILIAVIIDKGGNKK; encoded by the coding sequence ATGACTGCGATTCAAAGAAATAATACGATAAACCTTTCCCGGTTGCAATCCCTGATCGCGCTGGTTGTGCTGTGTACCATCATTGCCATCTTAAGCGATAAGTTCCTTACCATGGACAATGGCTGGAATGTGTTAAGGCAGATAGCAGTGAATATTTGCATATCCGTGGGCATGACCCTGATTGTTTTAACAGCAGGCATCGATTTGTCTGTAGGATCTATACTGGCCTTGTGTGGCGCTGTCACCGCCGGATTATTAAAGAACGGGATCAAGCTGCCATCGGCCGATCTTTTTGTTGGTTTTACACTTTTAGGAGCCTTGCTGGGGGGCATCATTGTGGGCTCCCTGCTTGGCTGGTTCAATGGATTTGTAATTACGAAATTCAAAGTGCCGCCGTTTGTAGGCACCCTGGCCATGCTCACCATTGCACGCGGGCTGACCATGTTGTGGACGCAGGGCCATCCCATCAGTAACCTGGGGGCGCCGTTTGCCACTATCGGTACCGGCTGGCTGCTGGGTATTCCCGTACCGGTTTGGATAGCAGGTGTGGTGGTATTGCTGGCGGTATTTATTACCAGACAAACAAGGCTGGGCCGCTATATTTATGCCATTGGTGGTAATGAAAATGCGGCCATCTTATCGGGCATCAACATTAATAAAGTAAAACTTATTGTATACAGCATTGCCGGTGCATTGGCAGCAGTAGGTGGCATTATGGTCACCTCCCGGCTCGACTCGGCGCAACCCAATGCCGGTACCGGTTACGAACTGGATGCTATTGCAGCAGTCGTGATCGGTGGCACTTCTTTATCAGGAGGGAAGGGCAGCATTGGCGGTACCGTAATGGGCGCAGTGATCATCGGCGTATTGAATAACGGCCTCGTGTTGTTGAACGTATCACCCTTCTGGCAACAGGTAGTAAAAGGGGCTGTTATTTTAATTGCAGTTATAATTGACAAAGGCGGTAATAAGAAATAA
- a CDS encoding FGGY family carbohydrate kinase — MSKQQYVLAIDQGTSSTKTIIFNEQGKVVARGQEPLQTNYGANGFVEQDPEGIVQNVLASVKHCLENFASQQLDVWAIKAIGISNQRETFVVWDKSGKPLYNAVVWQCKRSVEICERLKPLPIADDIRTKTGLLVDPYFSGTKLVWLYENVAEVKQAIDKGEAYFGTIDTWLLYKFTNGQSYYTDHTNASRTLFFNIATLDWDADLLKAFNLQTLNLPRCVPASFMFGETNLLGVLENVIPITGMIGDSHAAAFGQACLEPGSAKATLGTGCSVMMNIGDKPKASSTGMVTTICWSTGQQVCYALEGVIVTCGATIEWLKNEWELFNDSRDTEAMAMAIEDNQGVYLIPAFSGLGAPYWEMNRKASIHGLTFATTKNHLVRAALETIPYQIKDVIGAMETDAGLLLNQLMVDGGITGNRFVVQFLANQLNRKVVISGFPEVSALGAAYMAGLKAGVYTGLQQLQQLKVIKDTLVPADVERNKVWYQGWKKAIGS, encoded by the coding sequence ATGAGCAAACAACAGTATGTATTAGCTATTGACCAGGGAACCAGCAGTACCAAAACCATTATTTTTAATGAGCAGGGGAAAGTGGTGGCGCGTGGTCAGGAGCCTTTGCAAACGAATTATGGCGCCAATGGTTTTGTGGAGCAGGACCCCGAGGGTATTGTACAAAACGTGCTGGCATCGGTAAAACATTGCCTGGAAAATTTTGCCAGTCAGCAGTTGGATGTGTGGGCCATCAAAGCCATCGGCATCAGCAACCAGCGCGAAACATTTGTTGTATGGGATAAGAGCGGCAAACCATTGTATAACGCCGTGGTATGGCAATGTAAGCGGTCGGTAGAAATTTGTGAGCGGTTAAAACCATTGCCCATTGCCGATGATATCCGCACAAAAACCGGTTTACTGGTTGATCCCTATTTCTCGGGCACCAAACTGGTTTGGTTGTATGAAAATGTAGCCGAAGTAAAACAGGCCATCGATAAAGGGGAAGCTTATTTTGGCACCATCGATACCTGGTTGTTGTATAAATTCACGAACGGACAAAGCTATTACACCGATCATACAAACGCCTCCCGCACGTTGTTTTTCAACATCGCCACCCTCGATTGGGATGCCGATCTGTTGAAAGCATTCAACCTGCAAACCCTCAACCTGCCGCGTTGTGTGCCTGCTTCCTTTATGTTTGGTGAAACCAACCTGCTGGGCGTGCTGGAGAATGTCATTCCCATCACCGGGATGATCGGCGATTCACACGCAGCTGCCTTTGGCCAGGCCTGTCTTGAACCCGGTTCGGCCAAAGCCACGCTGGGCACAGGTTGTTCGGTAATGATGAACATCGGCGATAAACCCAAAGCCTCTTCTACCGGCATGGTGACCACCATTTGCTGGAGCACCGGGCAACAGGTTTGTTATGCGCTGGAAGGCGTGATCGTTACCTGCGGCGCTACCATTGAATGGTTGAAGAACGAATGGGAATTGTTTAACGACAGCCGCGATACTGAAGCCATGGCTATGGCCATCGAAGATAACCAGGGCGTATACCTGATACCTGCGTTCAGCGGTTTGGGCGCTCCCTATTGGGAAATGAACCGCAAGGCCAGCATTCATGGCCTCACCTTTGCCACTACCAAAAATCATTTGGTGCGTGCTGCCCTGGAAACTATTCCCTACCAGATAAAAGACGTTATTGGCGCCATGGAAACCGATGCCGGCTTATTATTAAACCAGTTAATGGTTGATGGCGGTATTACCGGTAATCGTTTTGTAGTACAGTTCCTGGCCAACCAGCTAAACCGTAAGGTTGTTATCAGCGGTTTTCCTGAAGTCTCCGCCCTGGGCGCGGCATATATGGCGGGGTTGAAAGCAGGGGTGTATACAGGGTTGCAGCAATTACAGCAGTTGAAGGTTATTAAAGATACATTGGTTCCTGCAGATGTGGAGAGGAATAAAGTGTGGTATCAAGGTTGGAAAAAAGCTATTGGTTCTTAG